A window from Pangasianodon hypophthalmus isolate fPanHyp1 chromosome 4, fPanHyp1.pri, whole genome shotgun sequence encodes these proteins:
- the LOC113547301 gene encoding gastrula zinc finger protein xFG20-1-like, producing MKKLHVTIQNGGPIQLAKCVQCCTKYHCPFCKPEIFKPTVESKVRKHIKAHEKRAVRFKEYAIFKCGLNCKGVSHFHCPKCSKLVEKKNKFLEHLVKCVGTVAHEDRENLFPLKEEPDRIHPSIKEDVDNCRMSEEQQSHSAVVFREELHVTIQNGGPIQLAKCVQCCTKYHCPFCKPEVFKPTVESKVRKHIKAHEKRAVRFKGYVIFKCGLNCRPVSHFHCPKCCKLLEKKNRFVDHLSKCVGRMTGEGGGHHLPVKQEADSHHAPEEEENNPVPEAKDQDCHLEVGPRPSLPVQSEVVSFPQPNHKLAFTNLHDSTSSCTFVNPRMNRKGRSQKMSFGEENTPTPLSACSEVEEKSWREAVKSLQTYQETSIFKSSEVIVNTQCLLELFQFCWLCQKECCITIEGNEKLFSVTQDCQSCGYHRDWRSHPPSAEPAHTFHKEEEHILEDEDGEEVVVHIVSSDNECSEQVFIEKDGSYLSSDDEEASLQEEEVKKKRKRTSKRKHSSDEWEPCLDAEATDSDVSMDEDLFTALKEDGQGKLVVWCTQCGTEASLSCSVHRHKKVFCCAQCSEGDDTQAHHFETLRIRFDDVGSFQKHAEQEHGVKPFYRLCQDCGKFVIADPESRGLKEHKCEHKSKFIICPECGKRFLTKVGLKSHYTQLHSDYDHPCKYCLKVFKTRSIKLEHEQTHPKEKQPYSCPDCPEKFSNIHKRNNHVISHRGPHKYVCDVCEKGFKDIVRLKRHELIHSGEQPFKCQVCECSFNQKENLTSHMRVHTGEKPFMCEQCGECFNHSVSLKNHKQ from the exons ATGAAGAAG CTACATGTGACGATCCAAAATGGAGGACCGATTCAGCTGGCAAAATGTGTGCAGTGCTGCACTAAATATCACTGTCCATTCTGCAAGCCTGAGATTTTTAAGCCAACCGTGGAGAGCAAAGTGAGGAAGCACATTAAAGCGCATGAAAAGAGGGCTGTCAGATTTAAAG AATATGCAATCTTCAAGTGCGGCTTGAACTGCAAGGgtgtttcacattttcactgcccaaaatgcagtaaattagtggaaaaaaagaacaaattccTGGAGCATCTGGTCAAATGTGTGGGCACAGTGGCACATGAGGATAGAGAGAATCTCTTCCCGTTAAAGGAGGAGCCGGACCGGATTCATCCCTCTATAAAAGAGGATGTGGACAATTGTCGTATGTCTGAGGAGCAGCAGAGTCATTCGGCTGTTGTTTTTAGAGAGGAG CTACATGTGACGATCCAAAATGGAGGACCGATTCAGCTGGCAAAATGTGTGCAGTGCTGCACTAAATATCACTGTCCATTCTGCAAGCCTGAGGTGTTTAAGCCAACCGTGGAGAGCAAAGTGAGGAAGCACATTAAAGCGCATGAAAAGAGGGCTGTCAGATTTAAAG GATATGTAATCTTCAAGTGTGGATTGAACTGCAGGcctgtttcacattttcactgCCCAAAATGTTGCAAATTATTGGAGAAGAAGAACAGATTTGTGGATCACCTGAGCAAATGTGTGGGCAGGATGACAGGTGAGGGTGGAGGACACCACCTACCTGTAAAGCAGGAGGCTGACAGCCATCATGCGCctgaagaggaggagaataaCCCAGTTCCTGAAGCAAAG GACCAAGATTGCCACCTGGAAGTTGGGCCACGTCCATCGCTACCAGTGCAGTCTGAGGTTGTTTCATTTCCTCAGCCTAATCACAAACTCGCGTTCACCAATCTACACGACTCCACATCATCTTGCACTTTTGTTAATCCGAGAATGAACAGAAAAGGAAGATCTCAGAAG atgtcTTTCGGAGAAGAAAACACACCTACTCCACTGTCAGCATGTTCCGAGGTGGAAGAGAAGTCATGGCGTGAAG CTGTCAAGAGCCTTCAGACCTATCAGGAAACTAGCATTTTTAA GAGCAGTGAGGTGATTGTGAACACACAGTGTTTGCTGGAGCTCTTCCAGTTCTGCTGGCTTTGTCAGAAAGAGTGCTGTATTACCATTGAGGGCAACGAGAAGCTGTTTTCAGTCACGCAGGACTGCCAGAGTTGTGGCTACCACAGAGACTGGAGGAGTCACCCGCCTTCAGCCGAACCTGCACACACCTTTCATAAAGAGGAAGAACATATACttgaggatgaggatggtgaggag GTTGTGGTTCACATTGTGTCATCAGATAACGAGTGCAGTGAGCAGGTGTTTATTGAAAAGGATGGATCGTATTTATCTAGTGATGATGAAGAAGCAAGTTTGCAGGAAGaggaagtgaaaaagaaaagaaagaggacGTCTAAACGTAAACACAGTTCGGATGAGTGGGAGCCATGTTTAGATGCAGAGGCCACAGACTCTGATGTGTCCATGGATGAAGACCTGTTCACAGCTTTAAAGGAGGATGGTCAGGGTAAACTTGTGGTGTGGTGTACACAATGTGGGACCGAGGCCTCGCTCTCCTGTTCTGTCCATCGACACAAAAAAGTGTTCTGCTGTGCTCAGTGCAGTGAAGGTGACGACACTCAAGCACATCATTTTGAAACACTACGTATTCGGTTTGATGACGTCGGCAGTTTTCAGAAACATGCTGAACAGGAGCACGGAGTCAAACCATTCTATAGACTGTGTCAGGATTGTGGCAAGTTTGTTATAGCAGATCCTGAATCCCGAGGTTTAAAAGAACATAAATGTGAACACAAGTCCAAATTTATTATCTGTCCAGAATGTGGGAAAAGATTCCTCACCAAGGTCGGACTAAAGTCGCACTACACTCAGCTCCATTCGGATTATGATCACCCGTGTAAATACTGTCTGAAGGTCTTCAAAACCAGGTCAATAAAACTGGAACATGAGCAGACTCATCCTAAAGAAAAACAGCCATACAGCTGTCCAGATTGTCCAGAGAAGTTTAGCAACATTCACAAACGCAATAACCATGTCATATCTCACCGAGGTCcacataaatatgtgtgtgatgtatgtgaaaAAGGCTTTAAGGACATCGTCAGGTTAAAAAGGCATGAACTCATCCACTCTGGAGAACAGCCTTTCAAATGtcaagtgtgtgaatgttccTTTAACCAAAAGGAAAACCTCACTTCCCACATGCGCGTCCACACTGGAGAGAAACCTTTCATGTGTGAGCAATGCGGAGAGTGTTTTAACCACAGCGTCAGTCTGAAGAACCACAAGCAATGA
- the LOC128318216 gene encoding lithostathine-1-alpha-like gives MIFFYIHLSSLVAERTPLIVIAEKKTWKEALKFCRQNHMDLVSVYSQEMQDWVKVVTKNASTNMWIGLRHTCALGFWYWVRGEMICYQNWAPGNGTGVEDCGDVERTGAVLSESKKWVSLPQTDELSFICITF, from the coding sequence atgatttttttttatatacatctTTCATCTCTCGTTGCAGAACGAACTCCACTCATCGTGATTGCTGAGAAGAAGACGTGGAAAGAAGCCCTgaagttctgcagacagaatcACATGGACCTGGTTTCTGTTTACTCGCAGGAAATGCAGGACTGGGTGAAAGTAGTCACTAAAAACGCCTCCACTAACATGTGGATTGGCCTGCGTCACACCTGCGCTCTGGGCTTCTGGTACTGGGTGAGAGGAGAGATGATCTGCTACCAAAACTGGGCTCCAGGTAACGGAACCGGAGTGGAGGATTGTGGTGATGTGGAGAGAACCGGAGCGGTGCTGTCTGAGAGTAAGAAGTGGGTCAGCCTGCCACAGACTGACGAACTCTCCTTCATCTGTATCACCTTCTAG
- the LOC113547304 gene encoding zinc finger and BTB domain-containing protein 17-like isoform X1: protein MFKPPGNNNNNNNNNSKKKKNCPATMVRGCAFPSCTNKMTKRSGLSFHRLPFHTPEMLHLWLLALRMDVNTPVPKLRAADLRVCGAHFSDEDFFTETARKTTRKLRCLKRSAVPHSELGHHWGIPDPQDCNLKDEPRPVIIGQYEIVTVPQPDHKAVKSLQPSYQGTSIFKSSEVLVNTHCLLELFQFCWLCHKECCITIEGNEKLFSVTQDCQNCGHHRDWRNHPPSAEPAETYHNEPKDHVETFDEKREDNDDTTSYIEVEHTLEPGDEDSEEVVVQIGSSDHEGSEQSYEQMFIETDGSYFSSTEEETSLQEEMMMKKKKKKKKKSKREDSSDEWQPDLGEEATDSDVSMDEDLFTALKEDGQGNLAVWCTQCGTEALLSCSVLRHKKVFCCAQCDAGGDIEMLSLEKVSVRFDDLASFQRHAEQEHGVKTFYKLCQECGKFVIADPQTKGLKEHKCEQKIKFIVCPECGKRFLTEVGLKRHCTKLHEDADHPCKYCLKVFKNRPAKLEHEQTHPKEKQPYSCPDCPEKFDNLYKRNSHVRSHRGPYKYLCDICEKRFKDLHRLRRHKLIHSGEKPFKCQVCERSFNQMENLTSHMRVHTGEKPFMCEQCGECFNHNVSLKNHKQRHHDLVLSPEEDETG, encoded by the exons ATGTTTAAACCCccaggaaataataataataataataataataatagtaagaagaagaagaattgtCCAGCAACAATGGTTCGCGGTTGTGCTTTTCCCAGCTGCACCAACAAGATGACTAAAAGAAGTGGACTCAGTTTTCATCGTCTTCCTTTCCACACTCCGGAAATGCTGCACTTGTGGCTGCTCGCGCTGCGGATGGATGTAAACACCCCGGTTCCTAAACTGCGCGCTGCTGATCTGCGGGTGTGTGGAGCTCACTTCTCAGACGAGGACTTCTTCACAGAAACCGCCCGCAAAACCACACGCAAACTGCGGTGTCTGAAGAGATCAGCTGTGCCTCACTCGGAGCTGGGGCATCACTGGGGCATCCCTGACCCTCAG gATTGTAACCTAAAAGATGAGCCGCGTCCAGTGATTATAGGACAGTATGAGATTGTTACAGTACCTCAACCTGATCACAAAG CTGTCAAGAGCCTTCAGCCTTCTTATCAAGGAACTAGCATTTTTAAGA GTAGTGAGGTGctggtaaacacacactgtctgctgGAGCTCTTTCAGTTCTGCTGGCTTTGTCATAAAGAGTGCTGTATTACCATTGAGGGCAATGAGAAGCTGTTTTCAGTCACCCAGGACTGCCAGAATTGTGGCCACCACAGAGACTGGAGGAATCACCCGCCTTCAGCCGAGCCTGCAGAAACATATCATAATGAACCCAAAGACCACGTAGAGACATTTGATGAAAAACGTGAGGATAATGATGATACAACTTCATACATAGAGGTAGAACACACGTTGGAGCCTGGGGATGAGGATAGTGAGGAG GTTGTGGTCCAGATTGGGTCATCGGATCATGAGGGCAGTGAGCAAAGCTATGAGCAGATGTTCATCGAAACAGATGGGTCATATTTTTCAAGTACAGAAGAGGAAACAAGCTTACAggaagagatgatgatgaagaagaagaagaagaagaagaaaaaatctaAAAGAGAAGACAGTTCGGATGAGTGGCAGCCAGATTTGGGTGAAGAGGCCACAGACTCTGATGTTTCCATGGATGAAGACCTGTTCACAGCTTTAAAGGAGGATGGTCAGGGTAACCTTGCGGTGTGGTGTACACAATGTGGGACCGAGGCCTTGCTCTCCTGTTCTGTGCTTCGACACAAAAAAGTATTCTGCTGTGCTCAGTGTGATGCTGGCGGTGATATTGAGATGCTTAGTTTAGAAAAAGTATCTGTTCGTTTTGATGACTTGGCCAGTTTTCAGAGGCATGCTGAACAGGAGCACGGAGTCAAGACATTCTATAAGTTGTGTCAGGAATGTGGCAAGTTTGTTATAGCAGACCCTCAAACCAAAGGTTTGAAAGAACATAAATGTGAACAAAAGATCAAATTTATTGTCTGTCCAGAGTGTGGAAAAAGATTCCTCACTGAGGTCGGCTTAAAGAGGCATTGCACTAAACTGCATGAGGATGCCGACCACCCATGTAAATACTGTTTGAAGGTGTTTAAGAACAGACCAGCAAAATTGGAACATGAGCAGACTCATCCTAAGGAAAAACAGCCATACAGCTGTCCAGACTGTCCAGAGAAATTTGACAATCTTTACAAACGCAACAGCCACGTCAGATCCCACCGGGGTCCATATAAGTATTTGTGTGATATATGTGAAAAGCGCTTTAAAGACCTCCACAGACTGAGGAGGCATAAGCTCATCCACTCTGGAGAAAAACCTTTCAAATGCCAAGTGTGTGAGCGTTCCTTTAACCAAATGGAAAACCTCACTTCCCACATGCGAGTCCACACTGGAGAGAAACCTTTCATGTGTGAGCAATGCGGAGAGTGTTTTAACCACAACGTCAGTCTGAAGAACCACAAGCAACGACACCATGACTTGGTTTTGAGTCCAGAGGAAGACGAAACAGGGTGA
- the LOC113547304 gene encoding zinc finger protein 454-like isoform X4 codes for MRLLQYLNLITKWRFSCFVQVRWQTPTRPPMDDSLTSSQIHGHRAVKSLQPSYQGTSIFKSSEVLVNTHCLLELFQFCWLCHKECCITIEGNEKLFSVTQDCQNCGHHRDWRNHPPSAEPAETYHNEPKDHVETFDEKREDNDDTTSYIEVEHTLEPGDEDSEEVVVQIGSSDHEGSEQSYEQMFIETDGSYFSSTEEETSLQEEMMMKKKKKKKKKSKREDSSDEWQPDLGEEATDSDVSMDEDLFTALKEDGQGNLAVWCTQCGTEALLSCSVLRHKKVFCCAQCDAGGDIEMLSLEKVSVRFDDLASFQRHAEQEHGVKTFYKLCQECGKFVIADPQTKGLKEHKCEQKIKFIVCPECGKRFLTEVGLKRHCTKLHEDADHPCKYCLKVFKNRPAKLEHEQTHPKEKQPYSCPDCPEKFDNLYKRNSHVRSHRGPYKYLCDICEKRFKDLHRLRRHKLIHSGEKPFKCQVCERSFNQMENLTSHMRVHTGEKPFMCEQCGECFNHNVSLKNHKQRHHDLVLSPEEDETG; via the exons ATGAGATTGTTACAGTACCTCAACCTGATCACAAAG tggagaTTTTCATGTTTCGTGCAAGTACGATGGCAGACACCTACGCGACCGCCCATGGATGACAGCCTCACGAGTTCACAAATTCATGGACACAGAG CTGTCAAGAGCCTTCAGCCTTCTTATCAAGGAACTAGCATTTTTAAGA GTAGTGAGGTGctggtaaacacacactgtctgctgGAGCTCTTTCAGTTCTGCTGGCTTTGTCATAAAGAGTGCTGTATTACCATTGAGGGCAATGAGAAGCTGTTTTCAGTCACCCAGGACTGCCAGAATTGTGGCCACCACAGAGACTGGAGGAATCACCCGCCTTCAGCCGAGCCTGCAGAAACATATCATAATGAACCCAAAGACCACGTAGAGACATTTGATGAAAAACGTGAGGATAATGATGATACAACTTCATACATAGAGGTAGAACACACGTTGGAGCCTGGGGATGAGGATAGTGAGGAG GTTGTGGTCCAGATTGGGTCATCGGATCATGAGGGCAGTGAGCAAAGCTATGAGCAGATGTTCATCGAAACAGATGGGTCATATTTTTCAAGTACAGAAGAGGAAACAAGCTTACAggaagagatgatgatgaagaagaagaagaagaagaagaaaaaatctaAAAGAGAAGACAGTTCGGATGAGTGGCAGCCAGATTTGGGTGAAGAGGCCACAGACTCTGATGTTTCCATGGATGAAGACCTGTTCACAGCTTTAAAGGAGGATGGTCAGGGTAACCTTGCGGTGTGGTGTACACAATGTGGGACCGAGGCCTTGCTCTCCTGTTCTGTGCTTCGACACAAAAAAGTATTCTGCTGTGCTCAGTGTGATGCTGGCGGTGATATTGAGATGCTTAGTTTAGAAAAAGTATCTGTTCGTTTTGATGACTTGGCCAGTTTTCAGAGGCATGCTGAACAGGAGCACGGAGTCAAGACATTCTATAAGTTGTGTCAGGAATGTGGCAAGTTTGTTATAGCAGACCCTCAAACCAAAGGTTTGAAAGAACATAAATGTGAACAAAAGATCAAATTTATTGTCTGTCCAGAGTGTGGAAAAAGATTCCTCACTGAGGTCGGCTTAAAGAGGCATTGCACTAAACTGCATGAGGATGCCGACCACCCATGTAAATACTGTTTGAAGGTGTTTAAGAACAGACCAGCAAAATTGGAACATGAGCAGACTCATCCTAAGGAAAAACAGCCATACAGCTGTCCAGACTGTCCAGAGAAATTTGACAATCTTTACAAACGCAACAGCCACGTCAGATCCCACCGGGGTCCATATAAGTATTTGTGTGATATATGTGAAAAGCGCTTTAAAGACCTCCACAGACTGAGGAGGCATAAGCTCATCCACTCTGGAGAAAAACCTTTCAAATGCCAAGTGTGTGAGCGTTCCTTTAACCAAATGGAAAACCTCACTTCCCACATGCGAGTCCACACTGGAGAGAAACCTTTCATGTGTGAGCAATGCGGAGAGTGTTTTAACCACAACGTCAGTCTGAAGAACCACAAGCAACGACACCATGACTTGGTTTTGAGTCCAGAGGAAGACGAAACAGGGTGA